A single window of Psychromonas ingrahamii 37 DNA harbors:
- a CDS encoding DUF3540 domain-containing protein, whose product MLNNVISMHSPTTASLFSGHVKKEVKDVFIVQSESGVFPAKHAASCLLQPEVDDKVLLSMTDGELYILAILEKSSQKSKLKFKGDVCLESDAGLSLSSAKALQLTSLQSVSQIAPEINTLSKKHTLTTEQLSAHSQKMTVKSEQVQAHVKELHGMFERVYQKADQVIRWVETIETLNIGNWVQNIKGTLNSRAKNQVITAKGDIKVDAERIHMG is encoded by the coding sequence ATGCTTAATAATGTTATTTCAATGCATTCACCGACAACAGCTTCTCTGTTTTCCGGTCATGTGAAAAAAGAAGTAAAAGATGTGTTTATTGTGCAATCGGAGAGTGGTGTTTTTCCGGCTAAGCATGCCGCAAGCTGTTTGCTGCAACCCGAGGTGGATGACAAAGTATTGCTGAGTATGACCGATGGTGAGCTGTATATTCTTGCTATATTAGAAAAGTCATCACAGAAAAGTAAGCTTAAATTTAAAGGGGATGTCTGCTTGGAAAGTGATGCTGGCCTCTCGTTAAGCAGTGCTAAAGCGCTGCAATTAACATCGTTACAATCAGTTTCTCAAATCGCACCAGAAATAAATACATTATCAAAAAAACACACTTTAACCACAGAACAGTTATCGGCACACAGTCAAAAGATGACCGTTAAAAGTGAACAGGTGCAGGCGCATGTAAAAGAGCTGCATGGTATGTTTGAACGGGTTTACCAAAAAGCGGATCAGGTTATTCGCTGGGTTGAAACCATTGAAACCCTCAATATTGGCAACTGGGTGCAGAATATTAAAGGCACCTTGAATTCCCGCGCAAAAAATCAGGTGATCACCGCCAAAGGTGATATAAAAGTCGATGCCGAACGCATCCATATGGGGTAG
- a CDS encoding pentapeptide repeat-containing protein, with translation MAKQTKLSKQALQNRIKGLSDEPPAISEIDFSNQDYRGIDLSGGAFSKVNFTECDFSGANLQQATFVECNLNNVNFSRSQLAGCNFVKCTANKALFHSAMGEGVNIIESDFSLAVFDGWLCKQLNVVESNLKGSHFQGCHLFEANFITCQLSRSYWVNSVHYRSNYIDCEFDQANFDQAELELVFFQNANFDNFDFTKVVIKICQFRESTLQNANFSHCDLTQCGFMEAKLNRTNFKGAIANNAMFIKAQINNSDFRDCQLEQALFNEATVRQSNFAKAKLVQAQFTDADLSQSSFDGCDLTYADFSNANLSGALISHASLFRTNLHCIIEEKTNWFGSNKSLTLATDKKKQAAENFSK, from the coding sequence ATGGCAAAGCAGACAAAACTTTCTAAACAAGCCTTACAAAATAGAATTAAAGGCTTAAGTGACGAACCGCCCGCGATAAGTGAGATTGATTTTTCGAATCAGGATTATCGTGGTATTGATCTTTCCGGCGGCGCTTTTAGCAAGGTTAATTTTACAGAATGTGATTTTAGCGGCGCTAACTTGCAACAAGCTACTTTTGTTGAATGTAATTTAAATAATGTGAACTTTAGCCGCAGTCAGCTTGCTGGTTGTAATTTTGTCAAGTGTACGGCTAATAAAGCACTTTTTCATTCGGCCATGGGTGAAGGGGTGAATATTATTGAAAGTGATTTTAGTCTGGCGGTATTTGATGGCTGGTTATGTAAACAGCTGAATGTGGTTGAAAGTAATTTGAAGGGAAGTCATTTTCAAGGCTGTCATCTCTTTGAAGCAAACTTTATCACCTGTCAGCTAAGCCGTTCTTATTGGGTAAACTCAGTGCATTATCGCAGTAACTATATTGACTGTGAATTTGATCAGGCTAATTTTGACCAAGCTGAACTGGAATTAGTCTTTTTTCAAAATGCTAACTTTGATAACTTTGATTTTACTAAGGTGGTCATTAAAATTTGTCAATTTAGAGAAAGCACCCTGCAAAATGCTAATTTTTCGCACTGTGATTTAACCCAGTGCGGCTTTATGGAAGCCAAGCTTAATAGAACCAATTTTAAGGGTGCTATTGCCAATAATGCCATGTTTATCAAAGCACAAATTAACAACAGTGATTTTAGAGATTGCCAGTTGGAACAAGCGTTGTTTAATGAGGCAACAGTCAGACAAAGTAATTTTGCAAAGGCAAAATTAGTGCAGGCACAGTTTACCGATGCGGATCTCTCACAAAGCAGTTTTGATGGCTGCGATTTAACCTATGCCGATTTTTCCAATGCAAATTTAAGTGGCGCTTTAATCAGTCATGCCAGCTTATTTCGAACTAACCTGCATTGTATTATTGAAGAAAAGACGAATTGGTTTGGCAGTAATAAAAGTCTCACATTAGCCACGGACAAAAAGAAACAGGCAGCTGAAAATTTTAGTAAGTAG
- a CDS encoding DUF2169 family type VI secretion system accessory protein: MKSIKSLQASLLTNTFKYQQKHFFVASTLWGFYLDSGEAVLEQTLWPIIAANLGKDSLFDEAFKKDASEFVVFADAFAPQLQPAPRVDVSVSLAEITKILNVYGERYWQGFGPSPADPFMQMPLSYEHAYGGQAHLYNKDGKGLPGNDSNEVLRFLANIEHPDFPVISKKIPDNKSAYTPQGFAAINSEWPQRKNLYGTFDDNYLQNHMPGLAPDINWDYFHTAPPDQRFDRYLTGNEPFCITNMHETMAEIKGNLPGVVGRCFIEQELPLNALEQGELAQYSDAQKRDDKLVLFKEIPLNLDTVYFFPNDNIGIVVHRGTIEINHPQAKDIKKLLVAHQSLTEPAKPSAFYQDQLQLRCDPEDGFKYMMYSAPLIPEDVTCGFKQLLGDEEYKQVMGDNLSAFAEGKKQQAEQEMDEAIDKQVAELRANGMDKQADELLDKIKNPPQDIELPEDAKKLQALTDKILPGISAMKEAPKLDDLDLTKLNLKAMDEVQAHMEAMAEKQKKEALLKVEQQLDELKQQAAQQPEMAEQLDPSIKQLEEMLASIDAIPVLTRPDTVEQDTQLSAQLAQAAEQLTEQKKMMAEHNIELSAEQQQQMTELEQLLDNNETLSAQMAEANDFINDSYLKGAHFIAESSSPHKGKEPELVAALLDSYNAKQVITAKDFAFCKLTQQKFKQIDLNHGFFEYSELTHIEFEQADLTAINLAHAKLSNVSFDNCAIEGANLGAAELTACQFKNMKLIEITLAHSSLIDCEFTDCEFGERMDMLLETKLLRCKFVNCTFLKLNFIELDLTGCEFIDCDLSESNFIKPILTDASFTGSTLNGTNFVIAELNNSCFERARMKNTRFVGGCLLNEACFNFATINETNLRDCQLNNCDFSDADISKSDFGESSIKNSQFNCTIARQVQFIDSNLNGSQFKKADFMEANLMQADIRGCNFSGANLYGASFLNATLGSTSFYGAILENTLLKDWRP, from the coding sequence ATGAAAAGTATTAAAAGCCTGCAGGCTTCATTATTAACCAATACTTTTAAGTATCAGCAGAAGCACTTTTTTGTTGCATCGACTTTATGGGGCTTCTATCTCGATTCGGGTGAGGCTGTCCTGGAGCAGACATTATGGCCCATTATCGCAGCTAATCTGGGTAAAGATAGTCTGTTTGATGAGGCGTTCAAGAAAGACGCCAGTGAATTTGTGGTGTTTGCCGATGCCTTTGCACCTCAGCTGCAACCCGCTCCTCGAGTGGATGTGTCAGTTAGTTTGGCCGAGATTACAAAAATCTTAAATGTCTATGGTGAGCGCTACTGGCAGGGTTTTGGGCCCTCTCCGGCAGATCCTTTTATGCAAATGCCGCTCAGTTATGAGCATGCCTATGGCGGACAAGCGCACCTTTATAATAAAGACGGAAAAGGCCTGCCCGGCAATGATTCGAATGAGGTTTTACGCTTTTTAGCCAACATTGAGCACCCTGATTTTCCTGTCATTTCGAAAAAAATTCCGGATAATAAAAGCGCCTATACCCCCCAGGGTTTTGCTGCTATTAATAGCGAGTGGCCACAGAGAAAAAATTTATATGGCACCTTTGATGATAATTATCTGCAAAACCATATGCCGGGCTTAGCGCCGGATATTAATTGGGATTATTTTCACACTGCGCCGCCGGATCAACGCTTTGACCGTTATTTAACCGGCAATGAACCCTTTTGCATAACCAATATGCATGAAACCATGGCTGAAATTAAAGGGAACTTACCCGGGGTTGTCGGTCGCTGTTTTATCGAGCAGGAACTCCCCTTAAACGCGCTTGAGCAAGGAGAGTTAGCTCAGTATTCAGATGCCCAAAAACGTGATGATAAATTGGTGCTTTTTAAGGAGATCCCCCTAAATCTAGACACGGTTTATTTTTTCCCCAATGACAATATCGGCATTGTTGTGCACCGCGGCACGATCGAAATTAATCATCCTCAGGCTAAAGATATTAAAAAGCTCTTAGTGGCGCATCAAAGTTTAACTGAACCGGCTAAACCCAGCGCTTTTTATCAGGATCAACTGCAGCTGCGCTGTGACCCTGAAGACGGGTTTAAGTATATGATGTATTCGGCGCCTTTAATCCCTGAAGATGTGACTTGCGGTTTTAAACAGCTTCTAGGCGATGAAGAATATAAGCAGGTCATGGGCGATAATCTGAGCGCCTTTGCTGAGGGAAAAAAACAGCAGGCCGAGCAGGAAATGGATGAGGCTATCGACAAACAAGTCGCGGAATTAAGAGCCAATGGCATGGACAAACAAGCCGATGAGTTATTAGATAAAATAAAAAATCCGCCTCAGGATATTGAATTGCCCGAAGATGCCAAAAAACTGCAGGCCTTAACCGATAAAATATTACCGGGTATAAGCGCTATGAAAGAGGCACCGAAACTTGATGATCTTGACCTGACCAAGCTAAATCTCAAAGCCATGGATGAAGTGCAGGCACATATGGAGGCGATGGCCGAAAAACAAAAAAAAGAAGCGTTATTAAAGGTCGAGCAGCAACTTGACGAATTAAAGCAGCAAGCCGCGCAGCAGCCTGAAATGGCAGAGCAGCTCGACCCGTCAATAAAACAGCTTGAAGAGATGTTGGCAAGTATTGATGCTATTCCGGTCTTAACCCGTCCCGATACTGTTGAGCAAGATACTCAGCTAAGTGCTCAGCTTGCACAAGCCGCAGAGCAGTTGACCGAGCAGAAAAAAATGATGGCGGAGCATAATATTGAGTTAAGCGCGGAGCAGCAACAGCAAATGACCGAGCTCGAGCAGCTGTTAGATAATAATGAAACGCTGTCGGCGCAAATGGCAGAGGCCAATGACTTTATTAATGACAGTTATTTAAAAGGGGCGCATTTTATAGCAGAGTCCAGCTCTCCCCATAAAGGTAAAGAGCCTGAGCTGGTGGCGGCGCTGTTAGATAGCTATAATGCAAAACAAGTGATCACCGCGAAAGATTTCGCCTTTTGTAAACTAACGCAGCAGAAATTCAAACAAATAGATTTAAACCATGGTTTTTTTGAATACAGTGAATTAACTCATATTGAATTTGAACAGGCTGATTTAACGGCCATTAATTTAGCTCATGCCAAATTATCGAATGTGAGCTTTGATAACTGTGCGATTGAAGGGGCAAATTTAGGCGCGGCAGAGCTAACCGCTTGCCAGTTTAAAAATATGAAGCTGATTGAGATTACTTTGGCGCATTCGAGTTTAATTGATTGTGAATTTACCGACTGTGAGTTTGGTGAGCGCATGGATATGCTCCTGGAAACCAAGCTGCTCCGTTGTAAATTTGTAAATTGCACCTTTTTGAAACTGAACTTTATTGAACTGGATTTAACCGGCTGTGAGTTTATTGATTGTGATTTAAGCGAATCTAATTTTATTAAACCTATTTTGACCGATGCTAGCTTTACAGGCTCGACCTTAAATGGCACCAACTTTGTAATAGCAGAGCTTAATAACAGCTGTTTTGAACGGGCAAGAATGAAAAATACCCGTTTTGTTGGCGGGTGTTTATTAAATGAGGCCTGTTTTAATTTTGCCACCATTAATGAAACCAATTTACGGGATTGCCAGTTAAACAACTGTGATTTTTCCGATGCGGATATCAGTAAAAGCGATTTTGGTGAATCGAGTATTAAAAACAGCCAATTCAACTGCACTATTGCCAGGCAAGTACAGTTTATCGACAGTAACTTGAATGGCAGCCAGTTTAAAAAAGCGGATTTTATGGAGGCTAATTTAATGCAGGCGGATATTCGCGGCTGTAATTTTTCAGGCGCGAATCTTTATGGTGCCAGTTTTTTAAATGCCACTCTGGGCAGTACTTCATTTTATGGCGCTATATTAGAAAACACCCTATTAAAAGACTGGAGACCCTAA